One Callospermophilus lateralis isolate mCalLat2 chromosome 6, mCalLat2.hap1, whole genome shotgun sequence genomic region harbors:
- the LOC143400822 gene encoding olfactory receptor 2G3-like produces MGMTNSSAKEDFVLVGFSDQPQLEKILFVAVLISYLLTLVGNTLIILVSSTDPKLKIPMYFFLTHLSLVDICFTTSIVPQLLWNLKGPAKTITSLGCAIQLYVSLALGSTECVLLAVMAFDRYAAVCRPLHYTAVMNPCLSQVLAGVAWLSGAGNALIQGTVTLWLPRCGHQRLHHFLCEVPSMIKLACVDIHANEIQLFVASLVLLLLPLALILMSYGHIAKAVISIKSVQAWQKALGTCGSHLTIVSLFYGSITANYIQPNSSYAHTFGKFISLFYTVIIPTLNPLIYTLRNKEVKGALRRICHRDLRL; encoded by the coding sequence ATGGGCATGACCAATAGCAGTGCCAAAGAAGACTTCGTTCTGGTGGGATTCTCAGACCAGCCTCAGCTGGAAAAGATACTCTTTGTGGCTGTTTTGATATCTTACCTTCTTACTTTGGTGGGAAATACACTAATTATTCTGGTCTCTTCCACAGATCCTAAACTCAAAATACCCATGTACTTTTTCCTTACTCATCTCTCCCTAGTGGACATCTGTTTTACCACCAGTATTGTTCCTCAGCTGCTGTGGAACCTCAAAGGACCAGCCAAGACCATCACATCCCTGGGTTGTGCCATCCAGCTCTATGTCTCCCTGGCATTAGGATCCACTGAATGTGTTCTCCTGGCTGTCATGGCTTTTGACCGCTATGCTGCAGTGTGCAGACCTCTCCACTATACAGCTGTAATGAACCCATGCTTGAGCCAGGTTCTGGCAGGGGTTGCATGGCTTAGTGGAGCAGGAAATGCTCTCATCCAGGGTACTGTCACCCTCTGGCTACCTCGCTGTGGACACCAGCGGCTCCATCATTTCCTCTGTGAGGTCCCCTCCATGATTAAGCTTGCATGTGTGGACATCCATGCCAATGAGATCCAGCTCTTCGTTGCTTCATTGGTTTTGCTCCTTTTGCCCTTGGCACTGATATTGATGTCCTATGGACACATAGCCAAGGCAGTTATAAGCATCAAGTCAGTTCAGGCCTGGCAGAAAGCCCTGGGGACATGTGGATCCCACTTGACAATAGTATCCCTCTTCTATGGGAGCATCACAGCCAACTATATCCAGCCCAACAGCTCCTATGCCCACACTTTTGGGAAATTCATCTCCCTCTTCTACACAGTAATCATCCCGACCCTCAATCCTCTCATTTACACCTTGAGGAATAAAGAAGTTAAAGGTGCACTGAGAAGAATATGCCACAGAGACCTACGATTGTAA